In the genome of Myxococcus stipitatus, one region contains:
- a CDS encoding HAD family hydrolase — MKPLAIFDLDGTLVDTPRAIVESFRETFTALGFAPREDASIRATIGLPLERAFSTLLEVPLDDRRVPDAIRGYQAVFRERVLPRAGQLVFPGVIDGLTRLQSRGMLLAVATSKFHASAQSLLEAAGLRGFFDLVVGADQVEKPKPAPEMGLFILSKLDVRPGRAVMVGDTTHDLHMAHAAGLRSIAVTYGVHSLQELTSAEPTWIARSFQEVVGYLQTGPRQD; from the coding sequence ATGAAGCCCCTGGCCATCTTCGACCTCGACGGGACCCTCGTCGACACACCGCGCGCCATCGTGGAGTCCTTCCGAGAGACCTTCACGGCCCTGGGGTTCGCCCCGCGAGAGGACGCGTCGATTCGCGCCACCATCGGCCTTCCCCTGGAGCGCGCCTTCAGCACGCTGCTGGAGGTGCCGCTCGACGACCGGCGCGTGCCGGACGCCATCCGCGGCTATCAGGCGGTGTTCAGGGAGCGGGTCCTCCCTCGCGCCGGACAGCTCGTCTTTCCGGGCGTCATCGATGGACTCACCCGGCTCCAGTCGCGCGGGATGCTCCTCGCGGTGGCCACGAGCAAGTTCCACGCGAGCGCCCAGTCCCTGCTGGAGGCCGCGGGCCTGCGAGGGTTCTTCGACCTGGTGGTGGGCGCCGACCAGGTGGAGAAACCCAAACCCGCGCCCGAGATGGGCCTGTTCATCCTGAGCAAGCTCGACGTGCGCCCCGGGCGCGCCGTCATGGTGGGCGACACCACGCATGACCTGCACATGGCCCACGCCGCGGGGCTGCGCTCCATCGCGGTGACCTATGGCGTGCACAGTCTCCAGGAGTTGACGTCCGCGGAGCCCACCTGGATTGCCCGGTCCTTCCAAGAAGTGGTGGGGTATCTTCAGACAGGACCCCGACAGGACTGA
- a CDS encoding DMT family transporter — protein MLPYILLALVNGMFIGTSRAINGRLSTELGPFRASLWNHLIGFLFLTLLLAALGGWKLDGMSTPPWSAYLGGFFGALFVAVNSFIFPRLGAMNAVLLVISGQMISAVVIDYQNHHIAPSLSRGLGVALVLVGVHFTRVAKAPQPQEKTS, from the coding sequence GTGCTCCCCTACATCCTGCTCGCGCTCGTGAATGGCATGTTCATCGGCACCAGCCGCGCCATCAATGGCAGACTCAGCACGGAGCTGGGCCCGTTCCGGGCATCGCTGTGGAACCACCTCATCGGGTTCCTGTTCCTCACGCTGCTGCTGGCCGCCCTGGGCGGCTGGAAGCTGGACGGCATGTCCACGCCGCCCTGGTCCGCCTATCTGGGAGGCTTCTTCGGCGCGCTCTTCGTCGCGGTGAACAGCTTCATCTTCCCGCGCCTGGGCGCCATGAACGCGGTGCTCCTGGTCATCAGCGGCCAGATGATCTCCGCGGTGGTGATTGACTATCAAAACCACCACATCGCCCCCTCGCTCTCCCGAGGACTGGGCGTGGCCCTGGTCCTGGTGGGCGTCCACTTCACCCGGGTGGCCAAGGCCCCCCAACCTCAGGAAAAGACGTCATGA
- a CDS encoding DMT family transporter, with protein sequence MIGRSTDWLLAMAGGALLALMIHYNSLLARHTSPIVASWVAHGLGAAAALLLMAVYSRLVAPATAGPSKDLKPPLWFYLGGIPGTFTVILAAITVNSSLSLSGTIAFMLVGQVLFGIVSDHFGLFRTPRRRIVAADFGVALAVLTGSALIIFDRV encoded by the coding sequence ATGATTGGACGCTCGACGGACTGGCTTCTGGCGATGGCGGGAGGAGCCCTGCTCGCCTTGATGATTCACTACAACAGCCTCCTCGCAAGACATACATCGCCCATCGTCGCGTCGTGGGTGGCGCATGGACTGGGCGCCGCGGCGGCCCTCCTCCTGATGGCTGTCTATTCCCGGCTCGTCGCCCCGGCGACGGCGGGCCCGAGCAAGGACCTCAAGCCGCCGCTCTGGTTCTACCTGGGGGGCATCCCTGGCACGTTCACCGTGATCCTGGCGGCCATCACCGTCAACAGCAGCCTGAGCCTGTCCGGCACCATCGCCTTCATGCTGGTGGGGCAGGTGTTGTTCGGCATCGTCTCGGACCACTTCGGACTGTTCCGCACGCCCAGGCGGCGCATCGTCGCGGCGGACTTCGGCGTGGCGCTCGCGGTGCTGACGGGCAGCGCGCTCATCATCTTCGACCGGGTTTGA
- a CDS encoding pseudouridine-5'-phosphate glycosidase, whose translation MPHALRTHPLLVLGEEVADALDDGKPVVALESNVITHGLEYPHNVATAHKVEDAVRAGGAVPATIGVEKGRFLVGMTAADIERFGTTSGIPKVSSRDLPIILAKGGLGATTVASSLVAAELANIPFFASAGIGGVHRGAETSMDISSDLIQFTRSKVAVVCAGAKSILDLPLTLEFLETHCVPVISYKSDDFPAFYCVSSGLRSPHRLDDEATIARAVERHWALGQPGGLLITQPIRAEDAIDPHEVDAVMERAMLAAEHEGIRGNALTKYLMRAVDKATSGRSAKANMSVLIGTAELAGRLATAHALYRRETLPH comes from the coding sequence ATGCCCCACGCCCTTCGGACACATCCCCTGCTGGTCCTCGGAGAAGAGGTCGCGGACGCGCTCGACGACGGCAAGCCCGTGGTCGCGCTGGAGTCGAACGTCATCACCCACGGGCTCGAGTACCCGCACAACGTCGCCACGGCCCACAAGGTGGAGGACGCGGTCCGGGCCGGAGGCGCCGTCCCCGCGACCATCGGCGTCGAGAAGGGCCGCTTCCTCGTGGGCATGACGGCCGCGGACATCGAGCGCTTCGGGACGACCTCGGGCATCCCCAAGGTCAGCAGCCGGGACCTGCCCATCATCCTGGCGAAGGGTGGGCTCGGCGCCACGACCGTGGCCTCCTCCCTGGTCGCCGCGGAGCTGGCGAACATCCCCTTCTTCGCCTCCGCGGGAATCGGCGGTGTCCACCGGGGCGCGGAGACGAGCATGGACATCTCCTCGGACCTCATTCAGTTCACCCGGTCCAAGGTGGCGGTGGTCTGCGCGGGCGCCAAGAGCATCCTCGACCTGCCGCTGACGCTCGAGTTCCTCGAGACACACTGCGTGCCCGTCATCTCCTACAAGTCCGATGACTTCCCCGCGTTCTATTGCGTCTCCAGCGGGCTGCGCAGTCCTCACCGGCTGGACGACGAGGCGACCATCGCCCGCGCCGTCGAGCGGCACTGGGCCCTGGGCCAGCCGGGAGGGTTGCTCATCACGCAGCCCATCCGCGCGGAGGACGCCATCGACCCGCACGAGGTCGACGCGGTGATGGAGCGGGCCATGCTCGCCGCGGAGCACGAAGGCATCCGAGGCAACGCCCTCACGAAGTACCTCATGCGCGCGGTGGACAAGGCGACGTCGGGCCGGTCCGCCAAGGCCAACATGTCGGTCCTCATCGGCACGGCGGAGCTGGCCGGACGGCTGGCCACCGCACATGCCCTCTACCGCCGCGAAACCCTCCCTCACTGA
- a CDS encoding HD domain-containing protein, whose translation MGDSPVTLHAEGIQRIIGFILELDKLKGVTRKVKPLGLSRYENSAEHSWQLAMLALSLSHHAPSGIDLDRVVRMLLVHDVGEIDTGDTMAFVEGGWKERKAAELAAVERIFGLLPAPHGERFLALWKEFEQGETAEARYAHAVDRAMPVLLNLANEGQSWRENGISHERVVARIAPPIKAGCPALWEYLEGRLTEARQRGWFGA comes from the coding sequence ATGGGCGACAGTCCCGTGACACTTCATGCCGAGGGGATTCAGCGGATCATCGGCTTCATCCTGGAGCTGGACAAGCTGAAGGGGGTCACCCGCAAGGTCAAACCCTTGGGGCTCTCCCGCTACGAGAACTCGGCGGAGCACAGCTGGCAGCTCGCCATGCTGGCGCTGTCGCTGTCACATCATGCGCCGTCTGGCATTGACCTGGACCGCGTGGTCCGGATGCTGCTGGTGCACGATGTCGGTGAAATCGACACCGGCGACACGATGGCGTTCGTGGAGGGCGGCTGGAAGGAGCGCAAGGCCGCCGAGCTCGCCGCGGTGGAGCGCATCTTCGGTCTGCTCCCCGCGCCCCACGGCGAGCGGTTCCTCGCGCTGTGGAAGGAGTTCGAGCAGGGGGAGACGGCGGAGGCGCGCTATGCGCACGCGGTGGACCGCGCGATGCCCGTGCTGCTGAACCTGGCCAACGAAGGGCAGAGCTGGCGGGAGAACGGCATCAGCCACGAGCGGGTGGTGGCGCGCATCGCCCCGCCCATCAAGGCGGGGTGTCCCGCCTTGTGGGAGTACCTGGAAGGCCGGCTGACGGAGGCCCGTCAGCGCGGCTGGTTCGGCGCCTGA
- a CDS encoding questin oxidase family protein codes for MSLPRWADELLNDQRYHIEFNGHLTNHVKHAVVALVGLGASEQCVRAYYDSYAKLTPYGYGLEPPRAPKHVITEANWREFLGRRTSYASYCAFMQRQLREHGLEAVLARYVPELLPGWVGAFTHATIHLGWALDIGHPWMTVEGLAYMAFTQVSCHPERAVPAPAERPRETRPVDSLLRIAGVWEANPAELQHWAEETLGDVEAGVAAGIHPELARSGLQYRIARSVQRGHPLLYETPAWLAEQEAATSWEQLFYAVTLIYLSQPGDFVLLHLLTSLHAMEQISRALPVEQRRSVVQAFWVGMLGILFSRASFPTRSALSALHTTFQDAVDTGGPPSAGEDWERIVARSFLEAEEHNPKLVYVMHRVWKRTGCRSLYRVAAGCFTTTPELPKSFEQPPTEE; via the coding sequence ATGAGCCTTCCCAGGTGGGCCGATGAGCTGCTGAACGACCAGCGCTATCACATCGAGTTCAACGGCCATCTCACCAACCACGTCAAACACGCCGTCGTCGCGCTCGTGGGCCTGGGCGCGTCCGAGCAGTGCGTCCGCGCGTACTACGACAGCTACGCGAAGCTGACGCCGTATGGGTACGGCCTGGAGCCGCCCCGCGCGCCGAAGCACGTCATCACGGAGGCCAACTGGAGGGAGTTCCTCGGCCGCCGCACCAGCTACGCGTCCTACTGCGCGTTCATGCAGCGACAGCTTCGCGAGCACGGCCTGGAGGCGGTGCTGGCGCGGTATGTCCCGGAGCTGCTCCCGGGCTGGGTGGGTGCGTTCACCCACGCCACCATCCACCTGGGCTGGGCCCTGGACATCGGACACCCGTGGATGACGGTGGAGGGCCTGGCGTACATGGCCTTCACCCAGGTGTCCTGCCATCCGGAGCGCGCCGTCCCCGCGCCGGCCGAGCGGCCCCGGGAGACGCGGCCGGTGGACTCGCTGCTGCGCATCGCGGGTGTCTGGGAGGCGAATCCCGCCGAGCTCCAGCACTGGGCCGAGGAGACCCTCGGAGACGTCGAGGCCGGTGTGGCCGCCGGCATCCATCCCGAGCTGGCGCGGTCCGGCCTCCAGTACCGAATCGCGAGGAGCGTCCAGCGGGGCCACCCCCTCCTGTACGAGACGCCCGCGTGGCTGGCGGAGCAGGAGGCCGCGACGAGCTGGGAGCAGCTCTTCTACGCCGTGACGCTCATCTACCTGTCGCAGCCGGGAGACTTCGTCCTGCTGCACCTGCTCACGTCCCTGCATGCGATGGAGCAGATTTCACGCGCCCTGCCGGTGGAGCAACGCCGCTCGGTCGTCCAGGCGTTCTGGGTGGGGATGCTCGGCATCCTCTTCTCGCGCGCGAGCTTCCCCACGCGCTCCGCGCTGAGCGCGCTGCACACGACCTTCCAGGACGCCGTCGACACGGGCGGGCCTCCCTCGGCGGGTGAGGACTGGGAGCGGATTGTCGCGCGCTCCTTCCTGGAGGCGGAGGAGCACAACCCGAAGCTCGTCTATGTGATGCATCGGGTGTGGAAGCGGACGGGGTGCCGCTCGCTCTATCGCGTCGCGGCCGGGTGCTTCACCACCACCCCCGAGCTCCCCAAGTCCTTCGAGCAGCCCCCCACAGAAGAGTGA
- a CDS encoding amino acid adenylation domain-containing protein codes for MSDIMIRLPRAYDVARVRAELRLLGDWWRPSPEDLGKDTHIWKSLESLPAPASAPYVAEILQELAVPGDAARLLVVPPGGPTPLRGDNGAPSLKGGPRLHLPLVAPLEADLYVGGQRCEWKEGELWYTDGTTSLDAHNRSHVPRVHLVLDVNPGTCAQELLPSSLAQGCLPDLLREQARVRPQARAVVHAHEHLTFRQLVERSTRLAAFLRHQGVAPDDCVGLFVEPSLELMVGAWGILFAGAAYLPLAPEYPEERLRYMLEDSRAKVLFTQEHLKARLEELAPRGTRFVTLRDAVAFESPDSDAVDLQPHHLAYVIYTSGSTGKPKGVMIEHRAIVSQMRWLRAAQGLNADKVVLQKTPMSFDAAQWEILAPSLGSQVVVGGPGVYREPERLVELITQHQVTTLQCVPTLLQALLDTEGFHRCASLTQIFSGGEALSKSLALQCLATLPGCDLVNLYGPTECTINSSSFTVNRATVMEGPLTISIGAPVSQTRYHILDSERVPVGEGEQGELYIGGIQLARGYLHRPDLTAERFIDDPFHPHEARGKLYKTGDLATWNPDGTVQFAGRVDNQVKLRGFRVELDEIRLAIEKHDWVKHAAVIVKNNAHTGFQNLLAFVELNPKEAALMDQGTSGAHHQSKQSKLQVKAQLSNPGLRTAEELAGRPTVDLPGKDATEAQRRQVFARKTYRFFEGGEVSEADLLRLLGGQRPEARSRELHTLRLDELGELLRYFGQYTSEERLLPKYGYASPGALYATQLFLELEGVGGLSPGHYYFHPAHHQLVLLHALPETGTTRARVHFLGKWRAIEPTYKNNIQEVLEIEAGHMVGLLDEVLPRYGLGLRDLPFTPSVKDALGGAEEDPYLGSFELVPHAEARREEALDLYVQPHPGKVLGLPAGQYRYRDGGLEKLSDALIEKKHVIAINQQVYERSSLGITVISRTQETWRQYLDLGRKLHQLQANPHHLGFMSSGYSSKSGHPLPSARRMDTLLRDVGLESGPSYFFVGGRVSEEQLRSEGMKEDVVHMKGPAEMIRDDLLQFLPDYMVPNRVIVLDKLPLTANGKLDLQALERRNVELAERPFVAPRTPTEERIAELWKKEMKREVVSVQDDFFESGGNSLMAVGLINKLNRWFQTALPLQVLFESPTVEKLALKVDSQVSEPASRLVRLRARRQRRPIYCWPGLGGYTMNLQVLAARMGSEQPFFGVQAHGINPGETPYPTLARMAAEDLKAIRRTQPKGPYTLWGYSFGARVAFEAAWQLEQAGEKVEHLFLIAPGSPKVRAKDTASHGSAPDYSNPAYVTILFSVFAGSITDPALAECLDVARDEDSFVSFVCGRFTQLDPELARRIIHIVQRTFEFQYTFRELLDRRLEAPITLFKARGDDYAFIENASGYSSRPPTVIPLEADHYSLLREPDIDELVRKIHARLRFEEQPENHAA; via the coding sequence ATGAGTGACATCATGATCCGTCTTCCTCGCGCCTATGACGTGGCGCGGGTGAGGGCTGAGCTGCGACTTCTCGGCGACTGGTGGCGACCCTCGCCCGAGGACCTCGGCAAAGACACACATATCTGGAAGAGCCTCGAGTCACTCCCGGCCCCCGCGTCGGCACCCTATGTGGCGGAGATCCTCCAGGAGCTCGCGGTCCCTGGAGACGCGGCGCGGCTGCTCGTGGTGCCCCCTGGAGGCCCCACGCCCCTGCGCGGCGACAATGGGGCCCCCTCGCTCAAGGGCGGGCCAAGGCTGCATCTCCCCCTGGTGGCGCCCCTGGAGGCGGACCTCTACGTCGGAGGACAGCGCTGCGAGTGGAAGGAAGGCGAGCTCTGGTACACGGACGGAACCACGTCCCTGGACGCGCACAATCGCAGCCACGTGCCCCGCGTGCACCTGGTCCTCGACGTGAATCCCGGCACCTGCGCCCAGGAGCTCCTGCCATCATCCCTGGCCCAGGGCTGCCTGCCGGACCTGCTGCGGGAGCAGGCACGGGTCAGGCCCCAAGCCCGCGCGGTGGTGCACGCGCACGAGCACCTGACCTTCCGCCAGTTGGTGGAGCGGAGCACCCGGCTCGCGGCGTTCCTGCGGCACCAGGGCGTGGCGCCCGACGACTGCGTCGGCCTGTTCGTGGAGCCGTCCCTGGAGCTCATGGTGGGCGCGTGGGGAATCCTGTTCGCGGGGGCGGCCTACCTGCCCCTCGCGCCGGAGTATCCCGAGGAGCGGCTGCGCTACATGCTCGAGGACAGCCGCGCGAAGGTCCTCTTCACGCAGGAGCACCTCAAGGCCCGGCTGGAGGAGCTGGCGCCTCGCGGCACGCGCTTCGTGACGCTCCGGGACGCCGTGGCCTTCGAGAGCCCTGACTCCGACGCGGTGGACCTCCAGCCCCATCACCTCGCCTACGTCATCTACACCTCCGGCAGCACGGGCAAGCCCAAGGGGGTGATGATCGAGCACCGCGCCATCGTCAGCCAGATGCGATGGCTGCGCGCCGCGCAGGGGCTGAACGCGGACAAGGTCGTCCTCCAGAAGACGCCCATGAGCTTCGACGCCGCCCAGTGGGAGATCCTGGCGCCGTCCCTGGGCAGTCAGGTCGTCGTCGGGGGACCGGGCGTGTACCGGGAGCCCGAGCGCCTGGTGGAGCTCATCACCCAGCACCAGGTGACGACGCTCCAGTGCGTCCCCACGCTGCTCCAGGCCCTCCTGGACACGGAGGGCTTCCATCGCTGCGCGTCCCTCACGCAGATCTTCAGCGGCGGCGAGGCGCTCTCCAAGAGCCTCGCGCTCCAGTGCCTCGCCACCCTGCCCGGCTGCGACCTGGTCAACCTGTACGGCCCCACCGAGTGCACCATCAACTCGTCGTCCTTCACCGTCAACCGGGCCACGGTGATGGAGGGGCCGCTCACCATCTCCATCGGCGCGCCGGTGAGCCAGACGCGCTACCACATCCTCGACAGCGAGCGCGTCCCCGTCGGTGAAGGCGAGCAGGGAGAGCTCTACATCGGCGGCATCCAGCTGGCGCGCGGCTACCTGCACCGCCCCGACCTCACGGCGGAGCGCTTCATCGACGACCCGTTCCACCCCCACGAGGCGCGCGGCAAGCTCTACAAGACGGGGGACCTGGCCACCTGGAACCCCGACGGCACGGTGCAGTTCGCCGGCCGGGTGGACAACCAGGTGAAGCTGCGCGGCTTCCGCGTGGAGCTGGATGAAATCCGCCTGGCCATCGAGAAGCACGACTGGGTCAAGCACGCGGCCGTCATCGTCAAGAACAACGCCCACACCGGCTTCCAGAACCTGCTGGCCTTCGTCGAGCTGAACCCGAAGGAAGCCGCGCTGATGGACCAGGGCACCTCCGGAGCCCATCACCAGTCGAAGCAGAGCAAGCTCCAGGTGAAGGCGCAGCTGTCGAACCCAGGGCTGAGGACAGCGGAGGAGCTCGCGGGCCGGCCCACCGTCGACCTGCCCGGCAAGGACGCCACCGAGGCCCAGCGCAGGCAGGTGTTCGCGCGAAAGACCTACCGCTTCTTCGAGGGCGGCGAGGTCAGCGAGGCGGACCTCCTGCGGCTGCTCGGTGGACAGCGGCCCGAGGCGCGCTCACGCGAACTCCACACGCTGCGGCTCGACGAGCTGGGAGAGCTGCTCCGGTACTTCGGCCAGTACACCAGCGAGGAGCGGCTGCTGCCCAAGTACGGCTATGCCTCGCCGGGGGCCTTGTACGCGACGCAGCTCTTCCTGGAGCTGGAGGGCGTGGGCGGCCTCTCGCCCGGGCACTACTACTTCCACCCGGCCCACCATCAGCTGGTGCTCCTCCACGCCCTGCCCGAGACGGGCACGACGCGCGCACGCGTCCACTTCCTGGGGAAGTGGCGGGCCATCGAGCCGACCTACAAGAACAACATCCAGGAGGTGCTCGAGATCGAGGCCGGGCACATGGTGGGCCTCCTCGACGAGGTCCTCCCCCGCTACGGCCTGGGCCTGCGCGACCTGCCGTTCACCCCTTCGGTGAAGGACGCATTGGGAGGCGCGGAGGAGGACCCGTACCTGGGCTCCTTCGAGCTCGTCCCCCACGCGGAGGCACGGCGCGAGGAGGCGCTGGACCTCTACGTCCAGCCCCACCCCGGCAAGGTCCTGGGCCTGCCCGCGGGCCAGTACCGCTATCGCGACGGGGGACTGGAGAAGCTCTCCGACGCGCTCATCGAGAAGAAGCACGTCATCGCCATCAACCAGCAGGTCTACGAGCGCTCCAGCCTGGGCATCACCGTCATCAGCCGGACGCAAGAGACGTGGCGGCAGTACCTGGACCTGGGCCGCAAGCTCCATCAGCTGCAAGCCAACCCGCACCACCTGGGCTTCATGTCCTCGGGCTACAGCTCCAAGAGCGGCCACCCGCTGCCGTCGGCCCGGCGCATGGACACGCTCCTGCGCGACGTGGGGCTGGAGTCGGGCCCGTCCTACTTCTTCGTCGGCGGCCGCGTGAGCGAGGAGCAGCTGCGCTCCGAGGGGATGAAGGAGGACGTCGTCCACATGAAGGGGCCCGCGGAGATGATTCGCGATGACCTGCTCCAGTTCCTGCCGGACTACATGGTGCCCAACCGGGTCATCGTCCTGGACAAGCTCCCGCTCACCGCCAACGGGAAGCTGGACCTCCAGGCGCTGGAGCGGCGGAACGTGGAGCTGGCGGAGCGGCCCTTCGTCGCGCCTCGCACGCCCACCGAGGAGCGCATCGCCGAGCTCTGGAAGAAGGAGATGAAGCGAGAGGTCGTCTCGGTGCAGGACGACTTCTTCGAGTCCGGCGGCAACTCGCTGATGGCCGTGGGGCTCATCAACAAGCTCAACCGGTGGTTCCAGACGGCGCTGCCGCTCCAGGTCCTCTTCGAGTCCCCCACCGTCGAGAAGCTCGCGCTCAAGGTCGACAGCCAGGTCTCCGAGCCCGCCTCCCGCCTGGTGCGGCTGCGCGCCCGGCGCCAGCGCCGGCCCATCTACTGCTGGCCCGGCCTGGGTGGCTACACGATGAACCTGCAGGTGCTCGCCGCGCGGATGGGCAGCGAGCAGCCCTTCTTCGGCGTGCAGGCCCACGGCATCAACCCCGGCGAGACGCCCTACCCCACGCTCGCGCGGATGGCCGCCGAGGACCTCAAGGCCATCCGCCGCACCCAGCCCAAGGGGCCCTACACCCTGTGGGGTTACTCCTTCGGCGCGCGGGTGGCCTTCGAGGCGGCGTGGCAACTGGAGCAGGCCGGCGAGAAGGTGGAGCACCTGTTCCTCATCGCCCCCGGGTCGCCCAAGGTGCGCGCGAAGGACACGGCCTCGCACGGCAGCGCGCCGGACTACTCCAACCCGGCCTACGTGACGATTCTCTTCTCCGTCTTCGCCGGCAGCATCACCGACCCCGCCTTGGCGGAGTGCCTGGACGTGGCGCGGGACGAGGACTCCTTCGTGTCGTTCGTCTGCGGCCGGTTCACCCAGCTCGACCCGGAGCTGGCGCGGCGAATCATCCACATCGTCCAGCGCACCTTCGAGTTCCAGTACACCTTCCGCGAGCTCCTGGACCGGCGGTTGGAGGCCCCCATCACGCTCTTCAAGGCCCGGGGCGACGACTACGCGTTCATCGAGAACGCCAGCGGCTACTCGTCGCGGCCTCCCACCGTCATTCCCCTGGAGGCCGACCACTACAGCCTGCTGCGCGAGCCGGACATCGACGAGCTGGTGCGGAAGATCCACGCCCGCCTGCGCTTCGAGGAGCAGCCCGAGAACCACGCCGCCTAG
- a CDS encoding tautomerase family protein: MPHVNIKHFPIPLDEARRAELVDTITQAVQRAFRCDAGVISIALEPVEKAAWNERVYDPEIVHRKSLLAKLPNY; this comes from the coding sequence ATGCCCCACGTCAACATCAAGCACTTCCCCATCCCGCTCGACGAGGCACGGCGGGCGGAGCTCGTCGACACCATCACCCAGGCGGTCCAGCGCGCCTTCCGCTGCGACGCGGGCGTCATCTCCATCGCCCTGGAACCCGTCGAGAAGGCCGCGTGGAACGAGCGCGTCTACGACCCCGAAATCGTCCACCGCAAGAGCCTGCTGGCCAAGCTTCCCAACTACTGA
- the cysI gene encoding assimilatory sulfite reductase (NADPH) hemoprotein subunit produces the protein MSTQPKPLSEVEHIKANSRLLRGTLAESLADPVTGAISATDTSLIKFHGSYQQDDRDSREERRQQKLEPAYSFMLRTRLPGGVCTPAQWLVMDGLAREHANGTLRLTTRQAFQLHGILKGDLKPTIARINASLIDTLAACGDVNRNVLCNPNPADTRLHEVVYGWAVRLSEHLLPKTRAYYELWLDEEKVAGGEEEPMYGATYLPRKFKVAVAVPPENDVDLFAHDLGYIAIIEDGALVGFNVSVGGGLGATHGDANTFPRLADVIGFVPPERMLVVAEEVLKMHRDFGDRGNRKRARLKYVLEDRGAAWFTQELERRLGFSLEPARPFTFEHNGDRFGWREGHDGRWHVTLHLDSGRVADRPGAPHLTGLREIARIHTGDFRLTPNQNLVIAGIAPEARERIETLIHDHHLDGFKNASPLRRNALACVALPTCGLAMAEAERYLPTFVERVEDRLTAHGLQDANILLRITGCPNGCARPYLAEIALVGKAPGRYNLHLGGDVRGQRLNRLYRENVDEATILAVLDPLFAAYARERLRGEGFGDYVVRAGHVPAAPSRSPQAA, from the coding sequence ATGAGCACTCAACCCAAGCCTCTTTCCGAGGTGGAACACATCAAGGCGAACAGCCGCCTGTTGCGCGGGACGCTGGCGGAGAGCCTCGCGGACCCGGTGACGGGCGCCATCTCCGCGACGGACACCAGCCTCATCAAGTTCCACGGCAGCTACCAACAGGACGACCGCGACTCGCGCGAGGAGCGCAGGCAGCAGAAGCTGGAGCCCGCCTACAGCTTCATGCTGCGCACCCGCCTGCCCGGGGGCGTCTGCACACCCGCCCAGTGGCTCGTCATGGACGGGCTCGCGCGGGAGCACGCCAACGGCACCCTGCGCCTCACCACCCGGCAGGCGTTCCAGCTCCACGGCATCCTCAAGGGAGACCTCAAGCCGACGATTGCGCGCATCAACGCGTCCCTCATCGACACCCTCGCCGCGTGCGGCGACGTCAACCGCAACGTCCTGTGCAACCCCAACCCCGCGGACACCCGCCTCCACGAGGTCGTCTACGGCTGGGCCGTGCGCCTGTCCGAGCACCTCCTGCCGAAGACTCGCGCGTACTACGAGCTCTGGCTGGACGAGGAGAAGGTCGCCGGCGGCGAGGAGGAGCCCATGTATGGGGCCACCTACCTGCCCCGGAAGTTCAAGGTCGCCGTCGCGGTGCCCCCCGAGAACGACGTGGACCTCTTCGCCCACGACCTGGGCTACATCGCCATCATCGAGGACGGCGCGCTGGTGGGCTTCAACGTCAGCGTCGGCGGTGGACTCGGCGCCACGCACGGTGACGCCAACACGTTCCCTCGGCTGGCGGATGTCATCGGCTTCGTCCCGCCCGAGCGGATGCTCGTGGTGGCCGAGGAGGTGCTCAAGATGCACCGCGACTTCGGTGACCGGGGCAATCGCAAGCGGGCGCGGCTGAAGTACGTGCTGGAGGACCGAGGCGCCGCCTGGTTCACGCAGGAGCTGGAGCGCCGCCTGGGCTTCTCCCTGGAGCCCGCGCGGCCCTTCACCTTCGAACACAACGGCGACCGCTTCGGCTGGCGCGAGGGCCATGACGGCCGGTGGCACGTCACCCTGCACCTGGACAGCGGACGCGTGGCGGACCGACCCGGCGCGCCACACCTCACCGGCCTGCGGGAGATTGCACGCATCCACACCGGAGACTTCCGGCTGACGCCCAACCAGAACCTGGTCATCGCGGGGATTGCCCCCGAGGCCCGGGAGCGCATCGAAACGCTCATCCACGACCACCACCTGGACGGGTTCAAGAACGCGAGCCCCCTGCGGCGCAATGCCCTGGCCTGCGTGGCCCTGCCCACGTGCGGTCTCGCCATGGCCGAGGCCGAGCGCTACCTGCCCACCTTCGTGGAGCGCGTGGAGGACCGCCTCACCGCGCACGGGCTCCAGGACGCGAACATCCTGCTGCGCATCACCGGCTGCCCCAATGGGTGCGCCCGGCCGTACCTCGCGGAGATTGCCCTCGTGGGCAAGGCGCCCGGCCGCTACAACCTCCACCTGGGAGGAGACGTCCGAGGCCAGCGCCTCAACCGCCTCTACCGGGAGAACGTGGACGAGGCGACCATCCTCGCGGTGCTCGACCCGCTGTTCGCCGCGTATGCCCGGGAGCGCCTGCGTGGAGAGGGCTTCGGCGACTACGTGGTGAGGGCGGGCCATGTCCCCGCCGCCCCCAGCCGCTCACCCCAGGCCGCCTGA